The Vibrio tubiashii DNA window CTGAGAACCCTCAGCCTGAATTCCAAGCTGCTGTGATTGAGTCAGTAAGCAAAGTGACTCACATCGCTCCAGCAGATGATAAAGGGGAAATCATTGGCTCACCTGTGGTTCAGCACGGCGTGATTAACTACCCAATGGTTAAGCTCGGCCTATGTGGCGGTGTTACGACCTGCACCTATGGCACGACCACAGAAGTTTACCCAGATAGCCCGAAAGTGACTGATGAAGAGTGTAATGACGCTCAAGTCGCAGCCATCGTCGGTGGCTTGGATTACGTTATCGCGAATCGATAACCGCGGGTCAAACTATTCAAGCATCAATAAACGACACTTGTCGTTTCTATAGCCTTCGAGCCTATTCAAATAGGTTCGAAGGCTAAATTTTAACTAACTAACCAACATCATTCCGCGCTAGGCAGGATTCCACCTTGCTGCATGAAGAAGCGCTTTATCACTCATGGCTCAATACTCCGTGTGTAGTTGAAGCAGAACATGCCACAGCTTCAGGTGCGAAGTGATGAAGGTTTATCACCTTGTCGCAAAGCTTTTCTAACGCGATTTCATCATGACCAATGATCAGCAAACTGCATTGCTGCTCGGTCGCGAGTGACGTTAGCAGTTGGAGTGTTTCCGCGGCGGTGATCGGATCAAGGCGCGACGTTGGCTCATCGGCTATCAACAGCTTAGGTTTTAGCAATAAGGCTCGTAAAATCGCGAAGCGTTGCAACTCACCTCCCGAAACCTCCCTCGGCGTGCGTTCTAACAAACTTGCGTCTAACTTAAGCCGAGCCATTAAAGGTGTAACATCAGCAAAATCAAAAGGATGAATTCGCTGTAAGTCTCGCAATAACTGGTTCAAGCTAATGTTAGCTGGAAACGCACTCGGTGGATCTTGATAGAGTTTGAGCTTTTGCCCGACAGCGATCGGTTGATGGAAGACAATCTCACCACAGGCAGGAGTTAACAGCCCCAAGATTGCATCAGCCAAACTGGTTTTACCGCAGCCACTTTGACCACAGATTCCCAATACCTCCCCCTGATTGAGCGTAAACGAGACATCATTAAAAAGGGTGTACTGGTTTCGCTGCAATGAGAGTTTATCTACGTTGAGCAATGTTTGTTGAGTTTGGGCAGAAACTCGTTGCGTCCAATATCTCGGGTTCGATTCGATAAGTTGCTTAGTATAAGCCGAGGTCGGGTTAGCTAACACATCATGAGCATCACCGGATTCCACTACAACCCCCTGCTTCATTACGATAATGTCACCACCTAGCTTCTGTGCTAACTCAATATCGTGCGTAATGGTAATTAACCCTTCATGCTTTGCGTGCTCTGCCAGCATATCCCCTACAATATGGCAATGAGCGCGATCTAGCCCCTTAGTCGGTTCATCTGCCAAAAGTAGTTCGCCACCAGCTTGTTTCGCACACAAATAGGCGATGCGCTGTGCCATACCCCCCGACAGCTGGAAAGGATACTGACTCTTTGCTTTGCTAAGGTTCATACTTTGCAGCGCTTGTTCTGTGAAAGACCTTGCCTGCTTTTCTGTTCGCCCATTGACTAAAGTATGCACCTCTTCAATTTGCTTGTGCACTGGCATAATTGGATCTAGCGCGAGCCATGGCTCCTGTGGCAATAGCGCGATTTGCTTACCCCATGTGAGTTGCAACTCTGAGTCACTGACTAAACGCTCCGACAGATAGATTTGTCCAGTTGCTTTCAGCTCTTTAGGTAAGGTGCTGGTAAGAGCCGCAGCAATCAGGCTCTTCCCTGCACCAGTTTCGCCCAAAATCGTCAGCGGACGACCTTTATGTAATTCAAAGTTAACAGGTTCAACTAACACGCACTGCTCTGTTGAGACAGATAACGACTCAACTCGAATCAATTGACTCATGACTTTTCTCCACTCGCGAGTAAATGGAATCCGAGAACCAGCACAAACAAGGTCAACAATGGTTGTGCCAATACCCAAGGAGCAACTTGATAGTATCGAAATAGCTCGACCATCATTAAGCCAAGCTCTGCTTCTGGCGGCTTGAGACCAACGTGTAAAAAGCCCAGTGACGCCAAGGCGAGGATCGTATTTCCAGCGCCAAAGCAACACAAGGTAAAGACATCTTGGCGGCAATGCGGCCAAATGTGACGTTTAAACACGTACCAAGAGCCAAAGCCATACAAGAGTGAAGCTTCCACTTCTGGTGACGCAATCAGTGACATGGTTCGGTTACGCACCACGCGGAAAAACTCAACCCAAAGAATCAGTGCGATCGCAACGTACAATATGGTGAACGAACCCGGTACAAGCGCAGCAAATAGCAGAACTAAGATTAAGCCAGGCATCGCAAGGATCATGTTCATCCCAAAGGTGAACACTCTGTCCCACCACCCTCTGCGCCATCCTGCCAATACGCCTGCTGCAATACCTAATGCGGCGGATGTGAGTACGCTCAGCCACGCGAGTGTCAGCGAAGTCACCACAGCGTCACTCAAACGGGCAAAATTACTGCGGCCAAAATGATCTCGACCAAAGGGCTCAGCTAAATCTGGCGTAGCAAAGGCGAGCGACAACTGCTGGGTTGCAGGATCTGAGTTGAACAGCAGTTTTTCAACCAACACGAGCATTAACACGACAGCAATGATCGCCATACCAACCATTTGTTTCTGAGCAAGCTTCATTGCACTACCTCCTGTTGTTGGCGCGGATCAAGCTGATAAGTCACAAGATCAATCACGGTGTTAATTGCAACAAACAGTAGCCCCATCACCAAAGCGGTAGCTTGGATCATCGGGATATCTCGGGCAAAAATGGCATGGGCTAAGGCATGACCAATTCCTGGCCAAGAAAACAGCGATTCAATCATTATGATCCCTTCCATCAGACCAATTGTTTGTAAAGCAAGGAAGGTCACAATGGGGATCGCGATATGGCGCTGAGCATGGTGTTGAAATGCTTGCTCAAAGCTCAAGCCTTTCAATCGTGCGAACTTAAAGTACGGTGCGTTGATGGCACTCTGAGTTGCGTTCCGAATCAAGCGATTAGACATCGCAGCTAGCGAAAGCGCCAAGGTTAATCCAGGCAATAATAGATGCAAAGGGGTTCCAAAACCGGCGACTGGAAGCAAACCAAGATGGAGAGAAAAAATAATAGTAAGGACTAAGCCAATCACAAACACGGGTTGAGCGCGAATAAACACGGAAACTATCAGCGTCCACTTATCCAACATAGAATCCGCGTGCTTACCACAATAAACTCCGATTGGTATGGCGATTAATGCCGAGATAAGCAGCGCGACTACAGCTAACAAGAGTGAGTGGCCTAATTGGTGCTGAACCTCTTCTATAACTGGTGCTCCGCTGATAAGGGAGTTGCCTAAGTCAAACTGAATTAGGTCCCAAAGCCATTGCAAATAAAGCTCGTAACCGGAGCGATCGAGTCCTAGCTCCGCTCTAACCGCTGTTGCCGCTTCTGCATCGACATAATCATAGCCGTAGCGCCCAGCGGCAATGCGAAAGGCAAAATCGCCCGGAAGTAGCCGCATGAGGATGAAAGTTAGCGTACCAATACTCCAAGCCACTAAGGTGGCTTGGAATAAACGCCTGAAGAGGATATTAATCATTCAACGTCATCTCTGAAATGCGGTAGTTAATCTCAAACGGGTCGAAACTGAAGTTACCCACTTTCTTGTTAACGGCGACAAGTTGGGTATAGAAGGTAATTGGGATAAGCGGCATATCATTCGCCAATATGTGTGCTGCTTGCTGGGCATGTTGCTGATAACTTGCAGGATCTTTAGTCGCGCTTAAGCGGTTGAGTAGTTGGCTAAACTCCGGTGAAGACCAGTTAGTAGGCCCCCAGTCACTGCCTTTATGCTGAGCAAAATCCTTCAACAACAAGGCAAGCGGGTCGACCGTAGCACCGAAGTTTCGCGCCACTAAACCTAACTCAATAGTACCGTCTTGGTGTTTAGCTGGGATCGCACTCGAATTATCAATGCTGATCTCGACTTGAATGCCGATCTCTTTGAGCTGAGCTTGAATAGCAGTAGCGACAAGTGGTAATTCAGGGCGATCAGAGTAAGTCGTCAGGTTAACCACGAAACCTTGTCCATCACGTTGTAACATTCCCTGCTCATCCGCTTGCCAACCTTGAGAAACCAGTAGCTGCTGCGCTTTGTTCAAGTCACGCGAAGTTTGGGAGAAGTGTTCAATGTGCCACGCTCCCAACGAAGGGGCAAACAACTGGTACGCTTCAGAGCCTGGCATACGGATGATTTGCTGAGAAATTCCAGATCGGTCCAAAGCTAAGCTTAACGCTTGACGTGTTTGAGGCGAGTTTAGATACGGGTGCTCATTGTTAATTTTTAACAAGATAGTACGAGGAATCGATTCGCGTACTACCTCGACAGAGTCTGTTTGCTGTAAGGGGGCAACACTAGCAGGATCAAGTGTATAGACAATATCGGCTTGGCCTGTCTGCGCCAACAAGGCTCGACTTTCGGCGCGGTGACCCGCAAGGTACTGCACTTTTTCAATGTTGGCTTTCTGCCCCCAATAGTTGTCGTAGCGTGTGACATGAATCTTGTGCGGCGGAATCAGCTCTTCAATCTGATAAGGGCCGGTGCCTGACAACGAAGTAGCTACGCCCTCTTCGTTGTAGCTACTTGGTGAAGCAATGGCAACCGTGTAGTGAGCCAACACCGTCAGCATTGGATTGTACGGTTTCGATAACTCAAGAGTGAGTTGGTTACCTTGCGCCGTAATTTGGGAAATAGGCACGCGCTTAATTACGCCGGGCTTAGCCATGGCATTTTCTAGTGCGATTTTTGCCGCAGCAGCGTCAAACTTTGCACCATCATGAAAGATGACATCATCGCGCAGTGTAAAGGTCCAGATAAGATCATCTGCGCTGACTGACCAAGCCGCTGCCAATTGAGGCTCTACCTGACCTTTGTTATTAATCGCGACCAAAGACTCGACCACTTGCATACGAGTAAACATATAGCCATCTTTTGATAAATCTTGGCTAGAGAACTCAAATGGCCCAGAAATCT harbors:
- a CDS encoding ABC transporter substrate-binding protein, which translates into the protein MKSRIFALAAIAVVAALGMSQFNQPESQPALKISGPFEFSSQDLSKDGYMFTRMQVVESLVAINNKGQVEPQLAAAWSVSADDLIWTFTLRDDVIFHDGAKFDAAAAKIALENAMAKPGVIKRVPISQITAQGNQLTLELSKPYNPMLTVLAHYTVAIASPSSYNEEGVATSLSGTGPYQIEELIPPHKIHVTRYDNYWGQKANIEKVQYLAGHRAESRALLAQTGQADIVYTLDPASVAPLQQTDSVEVVRESIPRTILLKINNEHPYLNSPQTRQALSLALDRSGISQQIIRMPGSEAYQLFAPSLGAWHIEHFSQTSRDLNKAQQLLVSQGWQADEQGMLQRDGQGFVVNLTTYSDRPELPLVATAIQAQLKEIGIQVEISIDNSSAIPAKHQDGTIELGLVARNFGATVDPLALLLKDFAQHKGSDWGPTNWSSPEFSQLLNRLSATKDPASYQQHAQQAAHILANDMPLIPITFYTQLVAVNKKVGNFSFDPFEINYRISEMTLND
- a CDS encoding ABC transporter permease, translating into MKLAQKQMVGMAIIAVVLMLVLVEKLLFNSDPATQQLSLAFATPDLAEPFGRDHFGRSNFARLSDAVVTSLTLAWLSVLTSAALGIAAGVLAGWRRGWWDRVFTFGMNMILAMPGLILVLLFAALVPGSFTILYVAIALILWVEFFRVVRNRTMSLIASPEVEASLLYGFGSWYVFKRHIWPHCRQDVFTLCCFGAGNTILALASLGFLHVGLKPPEAELGLMMVELFRYYQVAPWVLAQPLLTLFVLVLGFHLLASGEKS
- a CDS encoding ABC transporter ATP-binding protein gives rise to the protein MSQLIRVESLSVSTEQCVLVEPVNFELHKGRPLTILGETGAGKSLIAAALTSTLPKELKATGQIYLSERLVSDSELQLTWGKQIALLPQEPWLALDPIMPVHKQIEEVHTLVNGRTEKQARSFTEQALQSMNLSKAKSQYPFQLSGGMAQRIAYLCAKQAGGELLLADEPTKGLDRAHCHIVGDMLAEHAKHEGLITITHDIELAQKLGGDIIVMKQGVVVESGDAHDVLANPTSAYTKQLIESNPRYWTQRVSAQTQQTLLNVDKLSLQRNQYTLFNDVSFTLNQGEVLGICGQSGCGKTSLADAILGLLTPACGEIVFHQPIAVGQKLKLYQDPPSAFPANISLNQLLRDLQRIHPFDFADVTPLMARLKLDASLLERTPREVSGGELQRFAILRALLLKPKLLIADEPTSRLDPITAAETLQLLTSLATEQQCSLLIIGHDEIALEKLCDKVINLHHFAPEAVACSASTTHGVLSHE
- a CDS encoding ABC transporter permease, producing MINILFRRLFQATLVAWSIGTLTFILMRLLPGDFAFRIAAGRYGYDYVDAEAATAVRAELGLDRSGYELYLQWLWDLIQFDLGNSLISGAPVIEEVQHQLGHSLLLAVVALLISALIAIPIGVYCGKHADSMLDKWTLIVSVFIRAQPVFVIGLVLTIIFSLHLGLLPVAGFGTPLHLLLPGLTLALSLAAMSNRLIRNATQSAINAPYFKFARLKGLSFEQAFQHHAQRHIAIPIVTFLALQTIGLMEGIIMIESLFSWPGIGHALAHAIFARDIPMIQATALVMGLLFVAINTVIDLVTYQLDPRQQQEVVQ